agtaccgggctgtcgcataacggcgtggcggaggcgtcctagctacgacagctcttggcggagctccactgcccgctcgccaagagcactcTCGTCCAATGCGACacacgtcagcgccgtgtatctctccaccaacccgtccagcatcagcggacgaagcacgtggagatcgacctacacttcgtgcgcgcgACAAGTCGcgatcggcgatgttcgggtactccatgtcccgactacctcccagtttgctgacatcttcaccaaggggctgccttcctcgaccttctcgagtttcgatccagcctcaacgtagccggtcgctagttgtggctgcgggcggtatttgccctttgtacccTGTTGTACTCTCTTTTTGTCCAGTCTtgacaccgctgcgtcggtagttcagactgcggggggtgttagctttcttgttgtccagtcttgaacactgctttgcgccggtagttcagactgcgggggggggggggtgttggagtatattgagcccatgtatagaggcccatctagaggcccatgtataggatctatatatcccacccttctagggtttggaggaagaTAAGCTATTATTCTCTCCTATCCTCTCTCTCACAGTTTTGACTGGGACTACAGGTGCTAGCGAGGTTGACAAACAAGATGATATGTTTATCCTCATTGCTCCCCAAAATGCTGTTGGAAACTGCATAATTGATGTAAAGATCCCATACCTTTTGTTCTATTTAGATAGTTGTATAATATCCACCTTGCGATGTTCATTGTGATTTTGGAAAATTTGCAGGATATGAGAGCTATGACTGATGCTGCTGGTGACAGACCTGTGATTCTTGTAAACCCTCGCCTAAAGGTTTTGTCCAAAAATATTTCTCACTTTTCGTCATTGTTATCATGTCTAATCTGAAGAGATCTTATCTATACATTGTGCCTATTTTTAGAGATATTGGATGTAgtagttcaaaaatataaaattaaatACCAAAAGATCCTCATTGTTGAAACAGGTTTGACTGCGTGACAAGAAACTCTATTCCTTACTCTCTCTGTCCCAAAATAAGTGTTCGTTTAGccttcaaattttgtcccacaaataGTGTTCTTTTATATTGTAGTAAAGTCCAcctaattaaagcaatatcaaATACCAAGAAAAAATTGTATAGTGAAGTGCATGGATCCAATCAAATGCTGAAGTATATCTTACTTTTCTGGTTCCaatgcatttgcatttattGAGTGTCTAGGGAACCAAATAAATAGTGCAGTTTTCAATCACAGCTGCTATATTTCATTAGGGGTAACATGGTCATTTTCTACTACTGGTAatgtgtctgaaattttctaaatgAACACTTATTTTCGGATGGAAAGAGTAGTATGTAAGATACTTTCACGAAACTGAGCTAAATTTCTGATTCTCTTCCAGGACATTGAATTTCTTAAcatagatgaaataaaaaatcatGAGGACCCTTTCTCCTCTAATATTTAACTTTTCCCACTTTCCAATCTTCATGATTTATACTTCCATATTTCGGAATATATATTTAAAGGCCTGTCTTCGTAATGTATGAACAAAATTATGGTGTATCAGTATTGGGTGCTAACTAAGTTGCTAAATTTATATTTTATAGGATATGCCTGGATCAAGTGGTATAATGCAAGTAAGTGGTTTTTTTTAGATTAGAGCTTATCTTATTACTGCCACCAGCATATTGACTATTCAGTTGGCTTCTTAACCAATGATGATCAGACAATGGGAAGAGACATGAGGCTAAAGTATGCTGCATCATTTGAGACCTGCTATTCATTTCGTCTTCTCTACTATGCTGGCTCATTCTATCCTATCATGGGAGCTTTAAGGTTTATATAACCAGTTTTTGTTGTTCCAAATAGCACACTGTCTTACAAATGTTTCTGTTTTGTTTCAACCATTATAATTTAAATTGACTTGTTGCTACAGGATGGCTTATCCAAATAATATGAGATTTATCGAAGGGTTGATGAGCCCAATGGGAAGGAGAAATATGTTCTTATAGCTTGAATTCACAGACAAGCCAACTCCTGATGACATTACAAGTGCTTTCATGGGACGAAAAAAAAGTAAGATTGAGAAACACATTATATAGGCAAAAGGATATCATTTGTGTAACTGGagcccaccccccccccccgccgccgctcgcgtcgCCCCCCAGGGCGACTCGGGCggaccgccacgccgccgcccctcgggctctcctccctccacctcgccgccgccggagagcaCCCGAGCGGAAGTCCGCCCAGCGCTCaaggacggcggtggcggggacTCCTCCCACGAGACCCCCCCCTGCTCCCCCCTCTCTGCCTGCAACCCCAGCGtcattcgccgccgccggcaaccgAGGCCGGATCTGGCCTTCTCCTCGCCGGATCCAGGCCTCGCGAGGCCGGATCTGCCGCCGGGCTCGTGTGgaggtgctccgccgccgccgtcgcttgtCCCGGGGCGTTGTGCCCCTGGTGGCTCAGATGGGGGCGCggctccgccaccaccgccgccaccaccgggggacccctggccgcgccgccgtcgccgcccaccCCGGGTGCTATGCCCCGGTGGCTTGGGTGGCCAGGGCCTGTGGCTGCACCGCCGCCCTCGGCTGCCCGGTGGGCCGtggtcgcgccgccgctcgccgaggGTGGGCCCTTGGCTCGCACCGCCCTTGTGGGGAGCTGGATgtcggccgccggcctccggcttGGGGTGTCGGCGTCTGCCTCCGCTGACCTTGGCATGGATGTTTGTCTTCCTGGTGAAAACCATGTCCATGTTGCGGACTGGCGACGATGGCGCCTGGCGAGTCATGTCCCTGTTGGGGGCGTCGTTATGGGACACTTCCATGCCTCCTCTGCTGCATCCCGTCTCTGGCCCGGCCCGTTGTCGGCATCCGCGTCTCCGTCACCGCCTTTGGGTCTGCCTCGGGCTGTCGGCACTTTTGCGTCAGCTACGGTCATAGCGATCCGTGCGTTCGATCCGTGGTGTGGAGGTTTGTTCCCTGGTGAAAACCATGTCCGGTGCTAGGATTGGCGACAATGGCGCTTGGTGCGTCATGTCCCTCTTGAGGGTGTCATTCTGGGACATCTCCACTCCTACTTTGCTGGCGGCCTGGTTTTCTTGTGGCATGCCGTGGGTGGTCGTCTCCTTGGGTGTTGCCTACTTGAGCTCCCTCGACACATCATCACCGTGGTCTGCTAGTGCTACGACTACTTTGGCGGATACTTTGCCGTCATTgttctggcggatgctttgctgcCCTGTTTCGCTTGGTCTGGCGAATACTTTGCCGCCCTTGCTACTCCTACTCTGATGGATGCTTTGCCATCGTGATTGCGCTGCTTGTTGGTCGTCTccggtggatgctttgccgccatgGTGCTGCTACTTTTGGTGGATGCTTGGGCACCCTCTGGTTGTTTCGTGGTCTCAGTCAGCGACCTCGGTGATTTTGTTCTTTGTGTAGGTTCACCTGTTTTTAGGTCTTTGCAGGTCGGGTAGGGTTTCTCCTTCTGTTCTTTGGTCATCGTTCTGCTAGCTTTTGGCCGTTTGTTTTGTTGGCCTCTCTtcagttttttctatttttttagtcCTTTGTGTGCTTGTGCAGGTCAACCTCTGTTTGGCCAGCATCAAGTTATGTTTGTAAACtgttttcttcttaatgaaatacgtgctaaGGAACGTTCGTGAAAAAAAGCATTATATAGGCAAAGTATATTGCAGTGGACTTAGATTAATTACTAGGGATACAAGCTACATgtatatataggcaaggatccTAGATGAGCTTATGGAAACAGAACCTGATCAGGATCCTTGTTGTAACCAATCAGGACAGGAGAGCTCATGTCTATAACAAAGCCTAGGCTCGGTCCCACACATGCATGGCACAATATGtcttaacccccccccccctcccccccatcGAGTCTAATCGTATGTAGAACAGACATTCAGACTAGATGTGAACTCTGTGAAGACTGTAGAAGGCAGTCCATTGGTGAAGACATTGGCGAACTGAGAAGTCGTCGGTACGTGAAGGGGTTCAAAGACATTTAGATTGTGCTaatgttgtcgcagtagaccaAAGTGGCTTATCTCCATGAAGTGTGAAACTCGGACAAGAGTTGATGCAACCATGTGGCTTCTAAAATAGCATTGGTGACCCCTCGATATTCAACCTCTGCACTAGAGCGGGACATAGTGTTCTGTTTGTTTGGAGGAGCAAGAGACAAGATTATCCCCAAGAAACTCTGCATAACCAGATGTTGAACCGAGTACCAGGACAGCAAGCCTAGTCAGCATCAGAGTATATGTATTAGACTAGGAATGGGGGAAGCACCACTCACCCAATGAGGGGGGTGACCATTTATATATATAGCCAATAGGCTTGGTGTCAGCGTTTTTTACCAATGGCTAGTGATTATCGCGGATTGCACGTTTAGGAGCGGATGGTTGTGCAGgaagacacaaggatttataCTTGTTCGGGCCGCTCAGGAGCGTAATACGTTACGTCCGGTTTGTGGCTGCTCGTGTTTCTTGCACTGGTTTGCAGTAGGGTTTTACAAACGATTGAGAGAAGGACGGGTGTCCCAAGTCTCTGGCGTGAGCGAGTGTGGAAGAACTAAGTCGTCGTCTGgtcggggccgccgccggcgttgaGCTGAACGGAGCTCCAGCGGTGCCTCTTTCCAGAGAGGGAGTATGTGTTTGTGTGTCTAAGAGTGCGATGGGTTCGACCAGAGCCTGATGGAGTCGTTGGGTTCGATCCCCCGTGTAGGGGTCCATTCTCTCCCCTTTATACGACAAGGGAGGGAATGGggtacgagagagagagagagaaagaaagagagttcCTGCGTCCCCTGGCACTTGGGTCATCGTGGACCCGCCTGGGCTCGTCATCGCCGCCCTCGTCCTCCATGGCCGAGTCCATCATGTCGCGAGGTCCGCGGAGCGGAGAACATGGAGGCACCTCTGTTGAGGTACGCCACGCCCCTACCCTACGGCCTATACTGTCGTAGGCCATTGCAGGGAAGGGCGTTCCACTATTCACGGCGTTAGGGCACATCTCGTTGCCTATCCACCCACGCCACTGTTAGTGTCCGTGCAGCGCGAGTTGTGGTGGGCCCTCCCATAGGTTTGGCGTGTTTTCCTCGCACGTTCATCGGTCAGGCGAGGTGGGACCTCTTCCTGTAGGTCGGGCGAGGCAGAGCCTTTTCCCGCTGGTCGGGAGAGGCGGACTCCTCCCACGAAGGTCGGAGCGCCCGGCTGGGCGCGATTGTCTTTTGCCCCTAATCGGGTAGCTTATCTGCTAATCCCTTGTCTTTGGGTGTCTGTAATATTTAGTAGCCCCGAGCCCTTGGTGGGGTCTTAACTCTGAGGCATCTGCTGGATACATTGCCTTTTGGCTGAAGTAATTCATAACCTGGGTGTTGGGTGCGCTCGCGCGCACCCAGTGGGTATAGCCCTCGAGCCTCTAGGCGAATCAAGGATTCGCGTAGAGGGTTATCTCGTCTCGAGTCAGCTTCCCATCATCGGTCGGGAACTGTTGGGACACGGTTTTGCCTTTGGCGGACCCCGGTATTGCGCGCAAACGCACCcactgggtgtagcccccgagcctctggGTGGGTCAGACTTGCTCAAAGGGTAAATCTCATGGAGATCACAAAGCTCGATGCTTTGATTCGGGCGTACCCCATCCAGTCCCGTCATGCGTCGTCTATGGTGCTTACTCTGCCGTCGCTGCGCCTCTGAACCGGTCAGAGGCATGTTTTCACAGGTCCGCCTTGCGCCCAACCCTTCGTCAGGAGCTTTTTACCCCGTCCAGTCTTGACGAGGCTAGGGTCTCTCGATTAGGATTTTACTGACGAGGGCCGACGCAGTGCGAATTTTGGCTGGCAGGCGTCGCGTCCGTCTCGGTGATGGTGCGCCGTACGCTGCGTGGCCCTGGCCCGTTTGCCGCTCGTTCGCCGCGTCACGTCTCACACTACCCCACGCCGCCCTGTAAGACAGGTCTGGTGGTAGAGGGaaggtgagagcattggcgctCGAGTGGCGTATCGAGCTCGCCCCAGCCTTGCTGCGTGGTCTGCTCGCGTGGTTATAAATAGGGGTACCGGGCTTCTCAGTTCCACAACAAGTCACCCTATACCCCACTTAGCCATGGCATTTGATTATCTTAGTTCTCAAAGAGTTCGAGCTCGCTCAGCTCGGACCATCCGTCGGCCCCTTGCTGATTGCTGTTAGAGGATTGATCTCAAATGGAGAAGTATGAGGAGGGGTATGAACCCCTTGGTTCGTGGTGGTGCCGCAGCCGGTCACATACACGACGTCCCGCATTCGTGGTGGTGCCGCAGCcggtcgcatgcgaagaagaagaagaaaaaagaagtctaacatgacgaccaagctggcacgcatgacaaagGTGcccagcaggagccctagtacaagaAACATCAGTACTACGACTAAGCCGAGCCAAAATGTCGTGGCCGGGGTGAccgagccggcggtgccaggtggtggaagacggcgtcgtggCAAAAGCAGACGAGGAAGTCGAAGGCGAagtagcggaagcaggaaggCGAAGGctgtaaaggggccccgagctgtcacatcggaggagcggacgccgggaagccgaatccttcacagtaagaccagaggagtcaaattcgatggaacaagaattgtcagaagtaaactggcgaatggaaagaagattatgaatcatctgaggagcaacaagaacactAGGAAGTCTGAAAAAActaggagcagaacccacggcggtgacgggAAGACACGACCCATCAAccaccatgatggaagaaggacaagagggatgTGGGGgacggacagaagagaggataccggcatctggggtggtgtggaaggaggcacccgagtcggcgatccactcagtGCTGACCGGCGGAGTCAGCCcgatggtgctgaaggactacgctagtgcggcctggtcccaccccccagacCAGGTAggtggctggctgggctgagcgggtggAGTCCAGGATGGCGCGAACAAtggagcagcaccggtgaacatggctGCCGGCTGCTGTGGACGAGAGCGCCCGCCctgaccctggaacggccacatcatgatgcgccctgaccatgtgTTGATGAAGGATgtccagggcgtacctccagcagTAGGGGCAGAAGCGGGAGCTGGGCCCCTACCCGAGCCACCACAGGTACCAGCAGCACTAGAAGCAGGGCCACCGGTACCACCACCAACACGCCCCCTACCCCCCACCCCTGCCGACGACGTCTAGCACGCCCCCCCGACCCTCGGTCTGCCCGGTgggaggagcaccaaggaggcAGGAGGCTGGTGaggcggaggaagccggtggagcagccaCGAGCGCGGTGGAGGACGAGGATGAGCCGGTCACGGGACCCCTAGTGATCTCCTCGAGAAcaaggtcgtcccggacctaaaggaaggaggggaagggcctctagCGGGTGATCCATGTCCGCAGGTGGTCGTAGGTAGAGCTGAGaccccgcaggacattgagcaccaagacccagTCAGGCACCGGgcacccgaggtcgtgaagagcatcggccatgctcttcatcctCCTGCAGaactcaccgacggagaggtccccctgctcgaaggtgcggaaggtggtgTCGAGGTGGAGAGCGCGGAACTCGGAATTGCTGAGGAACTACCCCTCGAGCGCCAGCCAGGCCTGTCGCGCGGTGCCTCCGTGAGTCCTGACGATGTCCTGCAGATCTTGAgagatggtcccaaagatccaGGACAGGGCGACACTATCGAGACGCAGCCACACCACGTCTCGTGCCTCGACCGGCATGTCGAGGAGGgcatggtcgtcgagggcgtggCAGCGGAGGGCGAGGAGAACTTGGTCCCGTCATCGCCCGTAGGAGGAGGGCgtagggtcgaggaggacggagaccagggccttgatgttttggacgccggcggcctgaaggtggagctgggcgaccatgggatcGGTCGGGTCGAGCCGTGGTCCAGAACCCGAGGGCGGAGCCTGGTGGGAAGAAGAGGTGGAGTGCTCGGCGAATGGGACGACGGGCTGCTGAccagaggagaggaggaggtagTGCTCCGCCTCAGCGACCCGGCGAGAAAGAGCGTCGGTGGCGGAGCGCTCACGCTCCCAAGCGAGGACAGCCGCACGGAcccgctcctgagccgccgTAGCCTCgtacttggcggcgaggagggccgtggCGAGGGTAGCGTCGGCCGGTGCAGCTCTGGTGACGGGGGGCGGCATCCCACGGAAGTCGGCGACAGCGAACGGCGCATCCGCGGGGTGCATGCCTAACTCAcgccagggaggaggaggggcaaaGCCCACGGCCCCCGCGCCCCCCCACGCCAgcagcagctgcggcggcggctgcggctgccgcGCCCCCCGCGCCCAGATCGAGAGGAGGGGCGACGGGGGTGGCTGAGGCGGCAGGGGCGGCTGGCCCGCGCCGGCAGGggcgggtggaggcggcggcgcgggatcggcggtcgcaggcggcggcggcggcggccatgagggcggcggcaggcccCAGGGATGGCGCGCGCCGGCAAAGGTCGCAGCAGccggagaggaggagaggggagggaaggaggagaggggagggggcacttgcggccagccggccatggcggccgcggcggccgcggcggccgcggctagagggagggagggagggagagggaagagAAAGCTAGATACCATGTTTTGGGGATTAATtttcttgtattcctccaaaccctagaagggtgggctATATAGtagctatacatgggcctctagatgggccaaatacatgggctcacatatacaccaacacttaCTGGAGCCAATGTGTTTTCTGTCTATGTTCTATAACAGGAATGCTGCTACACTCACAATAATCTTTCATCTACTGCTATCGTACAACTTATGGATCAGAGTGCTGATGTACTTGAATGTGATCTCACATGAAGCACATAGTTTTACAGCACTTGCACACCAATGGCcctaataaaaaaaattctttcgCAGAAAATTTAGTGTTGCATTGAAGAAAAAAGAGTGTATCATGTTCAAATGGCATCCACATCTATTCTATTTCTGTACTGATATGGTTCCGGATACCTTTTCAACACTGTAAAATATGTTGGAATGATTTTTCTCATATTTGATGCAGGGATGCGGAAAAGGCATCTTCAGGATTCTGGTAACTTATTCCCCTATTTTTCTCTCTATTTCAATGCTTGCTTGTTATATTATTGTCATGTGAAATATGGGGATAATGAACTGTTCGATCCTTGTGTAGGGGTTTCTTAAGTGGTATATTGTGAGGCAAGTGGTCTACTATAAAATGACGCCATCCATCTTTCTTGGTATTATTTGTATCAAAGCTTAGAATTGAATGGAAGAAGCAAATTTGAAAACTTTACATTTTCCAATCTGATACATCAGCTATGAATGGAATTGTTGATCCTTAGGTTTAGTATGTTTTACCCATTCAGCCTTTTTGAGTGCACCGCCTATTTTCCCCGTTCCTTAGATTCTCCAGCCATATCCATGTTGATGTAAAGTTTCACAAGCATATCGAAGGATAAAATGGCTACTAGAGATTTTTTATCAGCTTATTATCTAATATCAGTACCTTACTCTCATAGGTTGATGGCTGGTATGCAATTTTACAATATGCGGGATTCAAAATTTCATCAGACTATTTTCATGTTTGAAGATTCTGTTCCGAACTGCTTTGCATTAGAATCCTTAATACCAAGTTAAATAGTTGGAATAATGAAACTGAAGTTTTTTGTTTCTAGTCCTCCATTCTGAAAGATGAATGGAACCTGCATACTTATGACTTGATGGTATCACAAAACTACCATCTTTGTTGCTCCGAATGCAGGGTTTCTTTCTTGAACTAGTGAAGATGCATGAGCCATAGGCACATATTTTGAAAAAGTTATGTGAAAAATAATTTGATTACATCAAAACGACTACTAAAAAGTTAGCTTCTTTATTAATGCCGAGCAATTCATTCCACTTAAAAATTACTACATGAGGATTAAATATTATTCCATTACACACGCACAACATCTGGTCCTAGATCCATCCATCCGCAACAAATACAATTGTCACACATCTGCTTGTCACACTGCATTTAAATAATATTCTTTCAATTCTATTTGTTACTGTATAGAATAATACGTGGCCGTTTTATACGTGAACCGTGACTAAGCTTGTGCaggtatgtgtgtgtgtgtgtatatatatatatagtatatggCGAGGCTAAAATGCAACAAGGTGCATTTGTTACCCCGGTTGCACAGACCTCCTGGTTGCGTCTGTGCCCCGCGCACCGTGCGCGCCccgcgccccgcgcgcgcctcccgGCCTGCTAGCGGCCCATGGGATGCGTCATCCCCCCGCACATGGGCCCGTGACAGCCTACAAGGTCCGCCTGGCGTGGCCTACCGCGGCAGAGCGCCAAAATGCAACACCGGTTATATACCAATTGCAAACATTAATGTTGTTCAATTGCAACCATGTGCGATGTCCTCGAGGAGGGGCCGTCCGGACAAAATAAATGGGGTGCTGTGTTTTGAATGGATCGAGGAACATCCGAATCACCCcaattcgccgccgccgctgccaaaaAGCACCCCAATCTAGTTGGAGATCCACCTGTGAgacatggcgccgccgccgctgatccCACCTGCATCCCCCACCCCAGCACCCAATCACGATTCGCAGGCGCTAGATCGCGCAGTTGCAATTGCGGATTATACGGCAGCATACAGAGCTCGGTGCTCCACAGCGGAAGGAGCAAGTACGCCGTTGTCTAGGGTGTCGTTGCCCCCCGTCGCCGCCCCAACGACAACCCTGCTGTTGTAGTAGCTCCTACGCAATACCCCGGAGCCAATTCTCCTAATCCCCTCCATCACATGTCGACGCTAACGCCACCCGCGGCACTGCCTCCAGGAGCCCTGCAGACTTCAGAAGCTACGCAAATTATCTACCTGGTAAGCACTCT
The Panicum virgatum strain AP13 chromosome 6N, P.virgatum_v5, whole genome shotgun sequence genome window above contains:
- the LOC120678495 gene encoding probable adenylate kinase 5, chloroplastic isoform X2; this encodes MFILIAPQNAVGNCIIDDMRAMTDAAGDRPVILVNPRLKDMPGSSGIMQTMGRDMRLKYAASFETCYSFRLLYYAGSFYPIMGALRDAEKASSGFWGFLSGIL